A window of the Panulirus ornatus isolate Po-2019 chromosome 65, ASM3632096v1, whole genome shotgun sequence genome harbors these coding sequences:
- the LOC139746446 gene encoding probable glutamate receptor has protein sequence MSFMRTHQPHTQTTYIEGRIRYRYVHPSDGAFGTQQEDGTWSGMVGMVSRKEADFSIFPFTLSARRSEVVDFTSPVFIDYLRILGARGQAELHPWGFLFPFEPEVWVALLTALVLMPIAMYLLASCYFVRSASQYSWTTDTFTLLRVLLQQDMSVFVSRRWWKRLVYTGWMLMVLVLSKGYASNLMSNLAVRHRDQPFQTLRDVLDAPGIKMIWLSNSAFIQYFRSAESGIFHEVAEAERTGRITYQRLVDLQNSANTLVRRGDHVLVEMELFLSLIVGRSYSRTGRCDFYSSKERFLPTVASLIGQKNSHLVPALSKRIMSLTEAGLYNHWFGLRIPNSTSCVHPPLKITESATLSLAHLTGIFIVLLAGHTLSFHVLWLEILTKRLTSVGFLPSDSVHN, from the exons ATGTCTTTCATGAggacacaccaaccccacacccaaacCACCTACATCGAGGGAAGAATTAG GTACCGATACGTGCACCCTTCTGATGGTGCATTTGGAACCCAGCAGGAGGATGGGACGTGGTCTGGCATGGTCGGTATGGTCAGTAGGAAG GAGGCGGACTTCTccatcttccccttcaccctctcTGCCAGACGCAGTGAGGTCGTGGACTTCACCAGCCCAGTATTCATAGATTACCTAAGGATCCTGGGCGCCCGGGGGCAAGCCGAGCTACACCCATGGGGCTTCTTGTTCCCCTTCGAACCTGAAGTGTGGGTGGCCCTCCTGACGGCGTTGGTGCTCATGCCCATAGCCATGTACCTCCTGGCGTCCTGCTACTTCGTCAGGAGCGCCAGTCAGTATAGCTGGACGACAGACACCTTCACTCTGCTTCGAGTATTACTCCAACAAG ACATGTCGGTGTTCGTTTCCCGCCGGTGGTGGAAGCGCCTGGTGTACACCGGCTGGATgctgatggtgctggtgctgagcAAAGGCTACGCCAGTAACCTCATGTCCAACTTGGCCGTCCGACATAGAGACCAACCCTTCCAAACGCTTAGGGATGTCCTGGACGCCCCGGGTATAAAGATGATATGGCTCTCGAACTCCGCTTTTATACAGTACTTTCGG TCCGCAGAATCGGGCATATTCCACGAAGTCGCCGAGGCTGAGCGAACGGGACGCATCACATACCAGCGTCTTGTGGATCTACAGAACAGTGCCAACACTCTGGTCAGACGTGGGGATCACGTCCTCGTCGAGATGGAGTTATTCCTAAGCCTCATCGTCGGTCGAAGTTACTCGAGAACAG GGCGTTGTGACTTTTATTCGTCGAAGGAGAGATTCCTGCCTACGGTGGCGTCTCTGATCGGCCAAAAGAACAGTCACCTTGTCCCAGCATTAAGCAAGAG GATCATGTCACTGACCGAGGCCGGGCTATACAACCACTGGTTCGGGTTAAGGATTCCAAACTCCACATCATGCGTTCATCCACCCCTCAAGATAACTGAGAGTGCAACGCTCTCTTTGGCACATCTAAcg GGTATATTCATAGTCTTACTTGCTGGTCACACCCTGAGTTTCCACGTACTTTGGCTGGAGATCCTCACTAAACGCTTGACCTCTGTTGGCTTCTTACCGAGTGACTCTGTCCACAACTGA